In the genome of Nonomuraea sp. NBC_00507, the window GTGGGGCGGTCACCGCGGCTGGGGCGGCAGGGGCCGCAAGGCCAAGCGGGGCGACGTACGCGCCGCGATCCTGGCCCTGCTCGCCGAGGAGCCGCGCAACGGCTACCAGATCATCCAGGAGATCGCCGAGCGCAGCGAGGGCGGCTGGAAGCCCAGCCCTGGCGCCGTCTACCCGGCGCTGCAGCAGCTCACCGACGAGGGCCTGGTGGTCTCGGCGGAGAGCGAAGGCCGCAAGACCTTCCGCCTCACCGACGAAGGCCGCAATTACATCGAGGCGCACGCCGACGAGGTCCGCGCCCCGTGGGACGAGATGCGCCCGGACATCGACGACAACACCGCCGATCTCTGGCACATCGCCCGCCAGTCGGCCTTCGCGATGATGCAAATTCTCCAAACCGGAAACGACGCACAAATCCGGGAAGCGCGTAAGACTTTGGTAGAGACCCGGCGCAAGCTCTACCAGATCCTGGCAGACGACGAACCGGGCGAGGAGTGACCGGGCTACGGGGACCGAGGAGTCGGGTATGGAGCGTGACGACCTGCGCATCGGCGATGCCGAGCGTGAGCAGACGATGGCCGCCCTGCGTGAGCACTTCGCGCAGGGCCGCCTGACCCACGAGGAGCTCGACGAGCGGCTCGACCGGACGCTGACCGCCAAGACCGGCCGGGACCTGACGCAGATCACGGCCGACCTGCCCGGGCACCAGCCCACCCCGCAGCACGCCATGGACGACTGGCGCGCCTCGATGATGGCGAACCGCTACCAGGTCGAGGCCATGCGGCAGGCCCATGGCGACATGCGCCAGGCGCACAGGGAGATGCGGCGGCAGTGGCACCGCCACGGGCACCCGAGGCGGCAGCATCACCGGGGCCCGCACCCGTTCGTCGGCGTGCTGTTCGGGCTCATGGTGCTGAGCCTGATCTTCGGGCTCGGCATCTTCAAGGTGCTGTTCGCGCTGTTCGTGGGCGCGATGGTCTTCAGCCTGATCCACCGGCGTTTCCACTATCGCCGCTGAGACCCGTCCAGGTCGGTTTTGGGCCTTGACCCTGTCGAGGGCTGAACTGATGATCTGGGCGGGCCTTAAAACGCGAAAGGGACGCCGCATGACCGAGGGCACTCCGGCCAACCCGTTCGCCGCCGTCGCGCACGCCGACGGGCTCGACCTGGACGTGCCGGACTATCAGTCCCGATTCGACCGCGACCACGCCGCACGCACCGAGTCGATGTGGAAGCTGGAGCGCGCCCAGGTGTTCTACGAGCCGGACGTGGCGAGCTGGCGGGCCATGATGGACGGTGACTGGGCGGGCTCGCTGGCCCTGGCCGAGCGCATGGCCGGGCCGCTGGAGGATTACTTCCGCAGCCGCGTGCCGGTCTGGCGGGTGCGGGTGGTGGAGTTCCCGATCACCGCCTACCTGCAGTGGGAGCTGCACGTGCTGGCCGTGCGCGCCCGGGCCGGGTCACCCTGCCGGGTGGTGCCCGCCGAGCGGGTCGCCGCCCTCGACCCGCTGCCCGAGCTGGTGATCTTCTCGCCGTCCCTCATGTACGAGGTGCTCTACGACCGCTACGGCGGCTGCGGGGGAGGCCGGCGCATCACCGATCCCCATGTCGTGGGCCCCTGCCTGCGGGCGGTGCGCGAGTTGTACGCCGGCGGCGAGGACGTGCTGCGCTTCCACGAACGCGACATCGCGCCGCTGCCGCCGCCGGTCGTCACCGACGCGATGCGGGCCGCGGTGCCCGCGTACGCGCACCGCACCGAGGAGTTCAGGGTCTGACCTCGTTCACGCACCGCAGCACGGGAAAGCTCGTCAACGCCCCGGCGTCCAGATCCCTGGCCGTGGTGACCTGGAAGACCGCGCTCTCGCCCGGCAGCAGGGTGACGAGCTGGTCGTCCACGGTCGCGTCCGGGTCGAGCCGGTCGGGGAAGATCGCGAGCTCGCGCAGCAGGCTGATCGCGGTCACGATCACCCGGTAGCCGCCGGACGAGCGCTCGACGTAGGCGTCGTAGGCCGCGTCGGGCAACGCCACGGCGGTGTCCTCGGCGTAGAAGCGCACCGCGCGGACGTGGCCCAGCCGGGCGGCGAGCAGCTCCCGCGCCGGGTCGTCGGGCACGGCGACCGGCTCCGGCAGCGTCACCTTGGTCACCGACCGGGGGGCCACGTGCACGGCCACGACCTCCTTGGCCAGAGGCTCGCCCGACAGGCTCTGCCGGACCAGCTGCAGCTCACCCGACCAGGGCTCGGGCAGGTCGTTGACCAGGGCAAGCTCGCCGTCCTGCACGGTGAGCAGCCGGTGGGCGTAGGCGCGGCGCAGCGCGTACCAGAGCGGCTTGCGTCGGCCGTCGCCGTCGACGGCCGACCACGACGTCACCGGCCAGCAGTCGTTGAGCTGCCAGACGATCGTGCCCATCGTCCAGGGCATGAGCGAGCGGAACCGCTCGACGCCGAACGTCACCGCCCGCGCCTGGTTGAGCTGCGTCAGGTAGTGCCAGTCGTCGAACGTCTCGGGCCGCGGCAGGTGCTCGCCCAGCCCGCGCAGCAGCTTGGCGCGCCCGTCGATCGCCTTCTGGTGCGCGGAGTCCGGCGTCAGCGGCTCGTCGGAGGAGGCCCGGCGCAGGGTCGCGTACGCGGGCGGCCCCTGGAAGCCGAACTCGGCCACGAACCGGGGCCGATAGGCGGCGTACCGGGAGTAGTCCTCGCGGTTCCAGACGTCCCAGATGTGGATCGTGCCACGCGCGGGGTCGTTCGGCGGCAGGCCGGGCGCGCCCGAGTAAGGACTGCCCGGCCAGTACGGGCGCGTGGGGTCGAGCTCGGCGACGATCCCGGGGAGCAGGTCGTAGTAGAACCCCGCCCCCCAGCTGCGCCCCTCGAGCCGCTCCTGCCAGCCCCAGCCGGCGTGGCCCTCCAGGTTCTCGTTGTTGCCGCACCACACCACCAGACTGGGGTGCGGGGCGAGCCGGGACACGTTCTCCCTGGCCTCCGCGGCCACCTCGGAGCGGAACGGCTCTTCCTCCGGGTAGGCGGCGCAGGCGAACGGGAAGTCCTGCCAGACCATCAGGCCCAGCTCGTCGGCCAGGTCGTAGAAGTCGTCGCTCTCGTACAGGCCGCCGCCCCAGACCCGCAGCAGGTTGACCCCCGCGTCCACGGCCTGCCCGAGCCGCTCGGCCAGGCGTTCCCTGGTGACGCGGGAGGAGAAGCAGTCGTCGGGGATCCAGTTGACCCCCTTGACGAAGACCGGGACGCCGTTGACCTCGAGCCTGAACGCCTCACGCTCCAGCTCCACGGACCGGAACCCGACCCTGCCTCGCCATACGTCCTCGCCGAGGCGGACGGCCAGGTCGTAGAGGGGCTGGTCGCCGTACCCGCGTGGCCACCACGGCTGGGGGTCGGAGACCTGGAGCGAGAGCACGGCGGCCCGCCCGTCCACGCGTTGCTCCGCGGTGACCCCGGCGATCTCGGCGGACAGCGTGAGCGGCTCCTCGGTGGTCCGCTCGACGCGGACGTGCACGTGCACCGTGCCGTCCGCGTGCGCCAGCGGGCGCACCTCCGCCAGTCGGGCGCCGCTCCAGCTCTCCAGCCCGATCGGCCGCCAGATCCCGGCCGTGACCAGCGTGGGACCCCAGTCCCAGCCGAAGTTGCAGGCCATCTTGCGGATGAAGGGATAGGGCTCGTCGTAGGCGCCCGGCCGCGTCCCGAGCGCCGCCCGCCGCTCCTCGGCGTAGGCGTAGGCCGAAGCGAAGGTCACCGTCAGCTCGTTGTCACCGTCTCGCAGCAGGTGGCGGACGGGAAAGCGGTAGGAGCGATGCTGGTTGGCCGTGCTGCCGACGCGCACCCCGTTGAGCTTGATCGAGGCGACCGTGTCCAGGCCCTCGCACACCAGGTCCGTGCGCTCGTGCTCGTCCGGCGACCAGGCGAACGTGGTGCGGTAGGTCCATTCCGTCCGGCCGATCCAGGCCAGCCGGTGCTCGTGGTCGTCGAGATAGGGGTCGTCGATGATCCCGGCCGCGAGCAGATCGGTGTGCACGCAGCCGGGCACGGTCGCGGCCACGCCCGTGATGTCCTGCGACGACAGGGTCCAGCCGTCGTGCAGCGGACGGTAGGTCAAGTAGATCTCCTTAGCAGGTTTCGAGCTGGGCGCAGGCCACGAAATGCCCCGGTTCGGCCTCCAACAGGGCCCCGGTCGCGCCGCGCTCGTGGTAGAGGCAGCTGTCCACGGTCGCGGCGTCGGCCCACTCCTCGTGCAGGCGCGGCACCGCCGACAGCAGCTCGCGCGTGTACGGGTGCAGCGGGTCGCCGAAGACCTTGTCCGTCAGCCCCATCTCCACCACGCCGCCCTTGCGCAGCACCACCGTGCGCTCGGCGAGGTAGTTGCCGAGCGACAGGTCGTGCGTGATGTAGAGCACGCCGAGACCCCTCGTCTTCAGCTCGGCCAAGAGGTTGAGCACGTCGATACGGGTGGAGGCGTCCAGCATGCTGGTGATCTCATCGGCCACCAGCAGCTTGATGTCCAGCAGCAGCGCCCGGGCGATGAGCAGGCGCTGCAGCTGACCGCCGCTGAGCTGGTGCGGATACTTGCCGAGCACCTGATCGGGATTGAGCCGCACGTCCCGCAGCGCGGCGCGCACCCGCTCGTCCCACTCCTGCTCGGGCACCGCCGGGTAGTACGACTCCTTGATCATGGCGAACACGCGGTCGGCCTTGAATACCGGGTTGAACGAGCTGAACGGGTCCTGGAAGATCCCCTGGACTTGGCGGTAGTACTCCTTGGCACCGCGCACCGGCCGCCCGTCGAACGTGATCGAGCCGCTGGTCACCGGGTTCAGCCCGAGGATCATGCGGCCGATCGTGCTCTTGCCGCTGCCGCTCTCCCCGATCAGGGAGACGACCTCGCCGGGCACGACGTCGAAGCTGACGCTGCGCACGGCCGCGACGGTCTTGCCGCCGAAGGCGCCGATCCTGAATTCCTTGGTGACGTCGTCGAGTCTCAGCATCATGCCTTCCAGCAGGCGACGTGGTGGGCGGGCGCGATCTCGACCACCGGCGGCTCCTCGGCGCACTCCTCCCCGGCGATCGGGCAGCGATCGCGGAAGCGGCAACCGGCGGGCGGGTTCAGCAGCGACGGCGGGCTGCCGGCGATGCCCTCCAGCCGGCGCTCGGTGTACCGGACGCCGACCTCGGGCAGGGAGTCCAGGAGCAGCCTCGTGTACGGGTGCCGCGGCGCTTTGACGATCACGTCGGCGGGCGCCTTCTCGGCCAGCTTGCCCGCGTACATGACCATGATCGTGTCGGCGATGTGGTGGGTGAGCGCGAGGTCGTGGGTGACGAAGATCATGCTCTTGACGTAGCCGCTGTCGCGGAAGCCGAGCAGGGCGCGGGCGACGGCCTTCTGGGTGGAGACGTCCAGCGCGGAGGTGACCTCGTCGGCGATCAGCAGCGACGGGTCGAGCAGCGTGGAGATGACCATCACCATGCGCTGCTTCATGCCGCCCGACAGCTCGATCGGGTAGCGGTCGAGCACCTCGCGAGGCAGCCCGACCTGGTCCATCCGGCGCTCCAGCTCCGCGGTGTCCAAGGTCGCGCCCCGCGACTTGAGCAGCTCGGTCACCATCCTGCGGATCTTGCGGGTGGGGTTGAGCGCGCTCATGGCGTACTGCGGGATGAGGGAGACCTCCTTGAAGCGGAAGTCGTTCATCCTGCGGTCGTCGGCGATCGGCAGCTCCGTGCCGTCGAGCTCCACGCGGCCGCCCACGTGGTGCATGCGGCCGTCCATGCGGATGAGGCTCTTGCCCAGCGTGCTCTTGCCACAGCCGGACTCGCCGACCAGGCCGAGGATCTCGCCGTCGCCGAGGCCGAAGGACATGCCGTCGAGGGCGCGTACCTCGCCCTTCAGCGTCCTGTAGTGCACGCGCAGCTCGCTGACCCGCAGGCTCATGTCTCCCTCAGCTTCGGGTTGAAGACCTCGTCGAGGCCGACGTTGGCCACGTACAGGGCGCCCACGATGGCCGTGATGGCCGCGCCCGGCGGCACGAACCACCACCACATGCCTAACTGGAGTGCGCTCCACTGGGTGGCGTTCTGCAGCATCAACCCCAGCGAGACCCCCTCGGTGGGGCCGAGGCCGATGAAGTCCAGCGAGGAGGCGATGAGCACCGAGCCGCCGAACAGCAGGATGAACGTCATGAACAGGTAGGAGCTCATGTTCGGCGCGACCTCCCTGGCGATGATCCGCCCGGTGCCCGAGCCGCTCATCCTGGCCAGGTCCACGAACTCCCGCGTCCGCAGCGAGAACGTCTGCGCCCTGATCGCCCGCGCCGCCCACGGCCACTGCGTCAGCCCGATGAACAGCCCCTGCACGGCCACACTGCGGATGCCCAGGTACGCGTTGATGATCAGCAGCACGGCCAGGGTCGGGATGACCAGGATGATGTTGGTCAGCATGTTGAGCACCTCGTCGACGATGCCGCCGAGGTAGCCGGCAACGAAGCCGACGACCATGCCGATGACCGCGGCGATGCCGCCGCCGATCACGCCGACCGCGAAGGTGCTGCGCAGGCCGTGCACGAACTGGGCGAAGATGTCCTGGCCGAACGTGCTGGTGCCGAGCCAATAGTCGCCGGAGGGCGGGCTCATGGGCTTCGGGCCGTACTGGTTGGGCGCGGCGTCCACGAACAGCGGCCCGATCAGGCCCAGCACGAGCAGCGCGAGCACGATGCCGAGGCCGGTCATCAGCTTGCCGTTGCGCACCGCGAAGTACAGCGCCTCGCGCCGCACCCCGGCCCGCTCGCGCGGAGCGACTTCCTGGAGCGTCGTCATGCCTGCGCACCCGCCATTCCCGCCCTGGTCCGCGGATCGACCACGACGTAGACGATGTCGATGATGAAGTTGGCGATCAGCACGCCGAGCACGATGAACAGGAACGAGCCCTGCAGGAGGAAGAAGTCCTTGTTCTTGATGGCGTTGAGAATGAGGCTGCCGAGGCCTGGGTAGGCGAAGACGATCTCGGTGACCAGCGCTCCGGCCACCAATACGCCCAGCTGCAGCGCCAGGCCGGTGATCTGCGGCAGGACGGCGTTGCGGAAGGCGTACCTGCGGATCAGCCTGGACGGGGCGCCGAGGGCCGACAGGTAGTTGGAGTAGTCGGACTCCAGCTCATAGATGATCATGTTGCGCATGCCGATGGCCCAGCCGCCCAGCGCCACCAGGAACAACGACAGGAACGGCAGCGTCCAGTGGTGCACCAGGTCGAGCATGAAGGTCCACGACCAGTTGGGGCGCATCGAGAAGCTGTAGCCGCCGGCGACCGGGAAGAAGCCACCGATCACGCCGAGCGCCCACGCCAGGAGCACCGCCAGCCACATGTACGGCATGGCCGTCAACACGTACCCGACCGGGAGCACGGTGTTGTCGAGGAGCTTGCGGCGGGCGGCGTACGCGCCGAACTGGTTGCCCACCACCCAGCTGAGCAGCACCGACGGGACGATCAGCGCCAGCGTGTACGGCACCGCGTTGATGATCACGTCGCTGACCGGCGTCGGGAACAACCAGATGCTCAGCCCGAAGTCACCCCTGAACAGGGCGCCCCAGAAGTTCAGATACTGCTGCCACAGCGGCTGGTCGAAGCCGAAGAGGTTGTTGTAGTAGGCCCGCATGGCCTCCACGGCCTCGGGCCTGGTCACGTTGGCCCTGGCCACCATGCTGGCGACGGGGTCACCCGGCATGAAGCGCGGGATCATCCAGTTGACCGTGACCGCGACGAAGAAGGTCAATCCGTAGATGAGGAGTTTTCTGCCGAAATAACGACGCACGTGCGGCTCTCCGGGAAGGCCCCCCGCTCGGCGAGCGGGGGGCTAGGGGGTTGGCGGGGTCGAGGGGCCGATCAGGAGCCGGAGGGCTGGAGCTGGGTGAGGCTCTCGAAACCGCCGAGTTCGAGCCAGTTACGCCACATGACGGCGCCGGTCTTGGGAGCGCTGCCCGCGCCGGACGGCCAGTTCTTCCACACGGAGTTGCTGGACTGCGCCCACAGGCCGTTGTACCAGAGCGGGATCACCGGCATGTCGTCCAGGTGGATCTGCTGGAGCTGCGAGATGATCTTCTTCATGCCCTCGACGTCGTCGGTCTTGACCTGGTCGAGCTGCTGCACCAGGTCCCAGGCCTTCTTGTTCTCGTAACGGGCGAAGTTGACCGTGTTCTGCTGCTTCTGGATCGGCAGCTGGAACATGTACTCGTAGTAGGTGTACGGCGAGTTCGACAGCTGCCGCTCGTTGTTGATGAGCAGGTCGTAGTCGCCCTTGGCGCGCTTCTCGACCAGCGCGTTGAAGTCGGGGAAGTCCGGCGTGATCTGGATGCCGGCGCCCTTGGCGCTGGTCGCGATGGACCGGGCCGACTCCATCCA includes:
- a CDS encoding PadR family transcriptional regulator, with amino-acid sequence MSSAQAAGGPWPGAHEYRQAAREAKQAAREAFKTLSEAFEQMGGRHHHHEHRERGPRRGPGPFPFDFGRGGPWGGPGGPWGGHRGWGGRGRKAKRGDVRAAILALLAEEPRNGYQIIQEIAERSEGGWKPSPGAVYPALQQLTDEGLVVSAESEGRKTFRLTDEGRNYIEAHADEVRAPWDEMRPDIDDNTADLWHIARQSAFAMMQILQTGNDAQIREARKTLVETRRKLYQILADDEPGEE
- a CDS encoding DUF1707 SHOCT-like domain-containing protein, with the protein product MERDDLRIGDAEREQTMAALREHFAQGRLTHEELDERLDRTLTAKTGRDLTQITADLPGHQPTPQHAMDDWRASMMANRYQVEAMRQAHGDMRQAHREMRRQWHRHGHPRRQHHRGPHPFVGVLFGLMVLSLIFGLGIFKVLFALFVGAMVFSLIHRRFHYRR
- a CDS encoding DUF6879 family protein — encoded protein: MTEGTPANPFAAVAHADGLDLDVPDYQSRFDRDHAARTESMWKLERAQVFYEPDVASWRAMMDGDWAGSLALAERMAGPLEDYFRSRVPVWRVRVVEFPITAYLQWELHVLAVRARAGSPCRVVPAERVAALDPLPELVIFSPSLMYEVLYDRYGGCGGGRRITDPHVVGPCLRAVRELYAGGEDVLRFHERDIAPLPPPVVTDAMRAAVPAYAHRTEEFRV
- a CDS encoding glycoside hydrolase family 2 protein, with the translated sequence MTYRPLHDGWTLSSQDITGVAATVPGCVHTDLLAAGIIDDPYLDDHEHRLAWIGRTEWTYRTTFAWSPDEHERTDLVCEGLDTVASIKLNGVRVGSTANQHRSYRFPVRHLLRDGDNELTVTFASAYAYAEERRAALGTRPGAYDEPYPFIRKMACNFGWDWGPTLVTAGIWRPIGLESWSGARLAEVRPLAHADGTVHVHVRVERTTEEPLTLSAEIAGVTAEQRVDGRAAVLSLQVSDPQPWWPRGYGDQPLYDLAVRLGEDVWRGRVGFRSVELEREAFRLEVNGVPVFVKGVNWIPDDCFSSRVTRERLAERLGQAVDAGVNLLRVWGGGLYESDDFYDLADELGLMVWQDFPFACAAYPEEEPFRSEVAAEARENVSRLAPHPSLVVWCGNNENLEGHAGWGWQERLEGRSWGAGFYYDLLPGIVAELDPTRPYWPGSPYSGAPGLPPNDPARGTIHIWDVWNREDYSRYAAYRPRFVAEFGFQGPPAYATLRRASSDEPLTPDSAHQKAIDGRAKLLRGLGEHLPRPETFDDWHYLTQLNQARAVTFGVERFRSLMPWTMGTIVWQLNDCWPVTSWSAVDGDGRRKPLWYALRRAYAHRLLTVQDGELALVNDLPEPWSGELQLVRQSLSGEPLAKEVVAVHVAPRSVTKVTLPEPVAVPDDPARELLAARLGHVRAVRFYAEDTAVALPDAAYDAYVERSSGGYRVIVTAISLLRELAIFPDRLDPDATVDDQLVTLLPGESAVFQVTTARDLDAGALTSFPVLRCVNEVRP
- a CDS encoding ABC transporter ATP-binding protein; amino-acid sequence: MLRLDDVTKEFRIGAFGGKTVAAVRSVSFDVVPGEVVSLIGESGSGKSTIGRMILGLNPVTSGSITFDGRPVRGAKEYYRQVQGIFQDPFSSFNPVFKADRVFAMIKESYYPAVPEQEWDERVRAALRDVRLNPDQVLGKYPHQLSGGQLQRLLIARALLLDIKLLVADEITSMLDASTRIDVLNLLAELKTRGLGVLYITHDLSLGNYLAERTVVLRKGGVVEMGLTDKVFGDPLHPYTRELLSAVPRLHEEWADAATVDSCLYHERGATGALLEAEPGHFVACAQLETC
- a CDS encoding ABC transporter ATP-binding protein, encoding MSLRVSELRVHYRTLKGEVRALDGMSFGLGDGEILGLVGESGCGKSTLGKSLIRMDGRMHHVGGRVELDGTELPIADDRRMNDFRFKEVSLIPQYAMSALNPTRKIRRMVTELLKSRGATLDTAELERRMDQVGLPREVLDRYPIELSGGMKQRMVMVISTLLDPSLLIADEVTSALDVSTQKAVARALLGFRDSGYVKSMIFVTHDLALTHHIADTIMVMYAGKLAEKAPADVIVKAPRHPYTRLLLDSLPEVGVRYTERRLEGIAGSPPSLLNPPAGCRFRDRCPIAGEECAEEPPVVEIAPAHHVACWKA
- a CDS encoding ABC transporter permease, with the protein product MTTLQEVAPRERAGVRREALYFAVRNGKLMTGLGIVLALLVLGLIGPLFVDAAPNQYGPKPMSPPSGDYWLGTSTFGQDIFAQFVHGLRSTFAVGVIGGGIAAVIGMVVGFVAGYLGGIVDEVLNMLTNIILVIPTLAVLLIINAYLGIRSVAVQGLFIGLTQWPWAARAIRAQTFSLRTREFVDLARMSGSGTGRIIAREVAPNMSSYLFMTFILLFGGSVLIASSLDFIGLGPTEGVSLGLMLQNATQWSALQLGMWWWFVPPGAAITAIVGALYVANVGLDEVFNPKLRET
- a CDS encoding ABC transporter permease, with translation MRRYFGRKLLIYGLTFFVAVTVNWMIPRFMPGDPVASMVARANVTRPEAVEAMRAYYNNLFGFDQPLWQQYLNFWGALFRGDFGLSIWLFPTPVSDVIINAVPYTLALIVPSVLLSWVVGNQFGAYAARRKLLDNTVLPVGYVLTAMPYMWLAVLLAWALGVIGGFFPVAGGYSFSMRPNWSWTFMLDLVHHWTLPFLSLFLVALGGWAIGMRNMIIYELESDYSNYLSALGAPSRLIRRYAFRNAVLPQITGLALQLGVLVAGALVTEIVFAYPGLGSLILNAIKNKDFFLLQGSFLFIVLGVLIANFIIDIVYVVVDPRTRAGMAGAQA